One Mytilus trossulus isolate FHL-02 chromosome 5, PNRI_Mtr1.1.1.hap1, whole genome shotgun sequence DNA segment encodes these proteins:
- the LOC134719062 gene encoding salivary glue protein Sgs-3-like isoform X2: MEIKTLKCASFYVIIISVIGGIYCRHFDRMRTRQNNARRQNLADTVLRNSLTYEAIILELLKRRLGITRQQSMVTNPVTVSLPDNFIQDNVQTNRNKHSHLQTSWNTRPPAHRTRTTRPPTQTFWNTRQPTQTFRNTQPPTQTFKSTRPPTQSNTIQSTKPPPQTALRNSNNNQFTDHIYEFNIFKTYFGGNTLKGLLNELFKK; encoded by the exons atggagattaaaactttaaaatgtgcTTCGTTCTATGTAATAATTATCTCTGTAATTGGGGGAATATATTGCAGACATTTTGACCGGATGAGAACG AGGCAAAATAACGCAAGAAGGCAAAATTTGGCGGATACAGTATTAAGGAACAGTTTAACATACGAAGCCATCATCTTAGAACTTCTGAAAAGGAGGCTTGGGATAACAAGACAGCAGTCGATGGTTACAAATCCAGTCACTGTCAGTTTACCAGACAATTTCATTCAAGACAATGTACAgacaaatagaaataaacattCGCATCTTCAGACGTCTTGGAATACTCGACCACCTGCACACAGAACCAGAACCACTCGACCACCCACGCAGACATTCTGGAATACCCGACAACCCACGCAAACATTCAGGAATACCCAACCACCCACGCAAACATTCAAGAGCACCCGACCACCAACGCAAAGTAACACAATCCAGTCAACAAAGCCTCCACCTCAAACAGCATTaagaaattcaaacaataaCCAATTTACTG ATCATATTTATGAATTCAACATATTCAAGACCTATTTTGGAGGAAACACACTGAAAGGACTATTAAACGAGCTATTTAAAAAGTGA
- the LOC134719062 gene encoding uncharacterized protein LOC134719062 isoform X1 — MEIKTLKCASFYVIIISVIGGIYCRHFDRMRTRQNNARRQNLADTVLRNSLTYEAIILELLKRRLGITRQQSMVTNPVTVSLPDNFIQDNVQTNRNKHSHLQTSWNTRPPAHRTRTTRPPTQTFWNTRQPTQTFRNTQPPTQTFKSTRPPTQSNTIQSTKPPPQTALRNSNNNQFTGTPIQLMSKLSHVSGQSSSVRANTVVQSKNTQIYNGVISLRKNGGFEFQSPNGVRLSIPNKSGKLILRPVADGVELNYVTPIPTRPTMPFEEEEFEF; from the exons atggagattaaaactttaaaatgtgcTTCGTTCTATGTAATAATTATCTCTGTAATTGGGGGAATATATTGCAGACATTTTGACCGGATGAGAACG AGGCAAAATAACGCAAGAAGGCAAAATTTGGCGGATACAGTATTAAGGAACAGTTTAACATACGAAGCCATCATCTTAGAACTTCTGAAAAGGAGGCTTGGGATAACAAGACAGCAGTCGATGGTTACAAATCCAGTCACTGTCAGTTTACCAGACAATTTCATTCAAGACAATGTACAgacaaatagaaataaacattCGCATCTTCAGACGTCTTGGAATACTCGACCACCTGCACACAGAACCAGAACCACTCGACCACCCACGCAGACATTCTGGAATACCCGACAACCCACGCAAACATTCAGGAATACCCAACCACCCACGCAAACATTCAAGAGCACCCGACCACCAACGCAAAGTAACACAATCCAGTCAACAAAGCCTCCACCTCAAACAGCATTaagaaattcaaacaataaCCAATTTACTGGTACGCCCATTCAGCTTATGTCGAAATTAAGTCATGTGTCTGGTCAAAGTTCTTCAGTGAGAGCAAACACCGTAGTGCAAtcaaaaaatacacaaatatacaATGGCGTCATTTCATTAAGAAAAAACGGGGGATTCGAATTTCAATCTCCGAATGGAGTAAGACTTTCCATTCCAAATAAATCTGGAAAATTAATACTTAGACCAGTTGCCGATGGTGTAGAACTAAATTATGTGACACCTATACCGACCCGACCAACAATGCCATTTGAAGAAGAAGAATTCgaattttaa
- the LOC134719063 gene encoding signal recognition particle 19 kDa protein-like — MAQTQPAQARPWNPSAGFKHTDRERWICVYPAYINSKKSLKEGRRLQKQICVENPTCQEIKDVLIQSGLHIGIENKVYPRELDHRDPKCRGRVRVMLKTEDGEPFSEKFPDRDSVLTFIAETIPKLKTRIAGNQSSQQPAQTQQASKGGQKKKGRKGK, encoded by the exons ATGGCACAGACTCAACCCGCTCAAGCTAGACCTTGGAATCCAAGTGCAGGTTTTAAGCACACAGACAGAGAAAG ATGGATCTGTGTTTATCCTGCTTACATTAACAGTAAAAAATCACTTAAAGAAGGAAGGCgcttacaaaaacaaata TGTGTAGAGAACCCAACATGTCAAGAAATTAAAGATGTGTTGATACAGTCTGGATTACATATAGGTATTGAA AATAAGGTCTATCCCAGGGAACTGGACCATAGAGATCCTAAATGTCGAGGAAGAGTTAGGGTAATGCTAAAAACAGAAGATGGAGAGCCATTCAGTGAAAAGTTTCCTGATC gtGATTCTGTACTGACATTCATTGCTGAAACAATACCCAAACTTAAAACCAGAATAGCAGGGAACCAGTCATCACAGCAACCAGCTCAAACACAACAGGCATCAAAGGGAGGACAGAAAAAGAAAGGCAGGAAAGGAAAATAG
- the LOC134718201 gene encoding uncharacterized protein LOC134718201 has product MRPNRVDVNLNFGGMRPNRVDVNLNFGGMRPNRVDVNVNFGGMRPNRVDVNVNFGVMRPNRVDVNVNFGGMRPNRVDVNLNFGGMRPNRVDVNVNFGGMRPNRVDVNVNFGGMRPNRVDVNLNFGGMRPNRVDVNVNFGGMRPNRVDVNVNFGGMRPNRVDVNLNFGGMRPNRVDVNVNFGGMRPNRVDVNLNFGGMRPNRVDVNVNK; this is encoded by the coding sequence ATGAGACCAAATAGAGTAGATGTTAATTTAAACTTCGGAGGGATGAGACCAAATAGAGTAGATGTTAATTTAAACTTCGGAGGGATGAGACCAAATAGAGTAGATGTTAATGTAAACTTCGGAGGGATGAGACCAAATAGAGTAGATGTTAATGTAAACTTCGGAGTGATGAGACCAAATAGAGTAGATGTTAATGTAAACTTCGGAGGGATGAGACCAAATAGAGTAGATGTTAATTTAAACTTCGGAGGGATGAGACCAAATAGAGTAGATGTTAATGTAAACTTCGGAGGGATGAGACCAAATAGAGTAGATGTTAATGTAAACTTCGGAGGGATGAGACCAAATAGAGTAGATGTTAATTTAAACTTCGGAGGGATGAGACCAAATAGAGTAGATGTTAATGTAAACTTCGGAGGGATGAGACCAAATAGAGTAGATGTTAATGTAAACTTCGGAGGGATGAGACCAAATAGAGTAGATGTTAATTTAAACTTCGGAGGGATGAGACCAAATAGAGTAGATGTTAATGTAAACTTCGGAGGGATGAGACCAAATAGAGTAGATGTTAATTTAAACTTCGGAGGGATGAGACCAAATAGAGTAGATgttaatgtaaacaaatag